In Spirosoma aureum, a single genomic region encodes these proteins:
- a CDS encoding SdiA-regulated domain-containing protein → MNRLLLGVMLLLIGCGPSSKKNETTEAGRLDPTFKLPYQLTAPDENFTMPKKLEEISGLTYYKDDQLLCVQDEEAVVYVYDTKKKDVVKDFGFGGYGDFEGIEYVNGEIYVLESNGNLFRFKPESTQIGRTKTDLPKKTEVEGLGYDPKTKRLLIAVKNGGPSSDKTVYSFDLLNKAVFKDMSLNDDQLNGAGIDPKTYKPSGIAVHPITGEWYILTSAGKRLIITNRQAKIIYSEPLDPKQFRQPEGICFAPNGDLFIASEGDGKKGYILKFNYKK, encoded by the coding sequence ATGAACCGTCTACTTCTGGGAGTAATGCTGTTGCTGATAGGCTGCGGTCCATCATCGAAAAAAAATGAAACAACCGAAGCTGGCAGACTCGACCCAACCTTCAAACTGCCTTACCAACTGACAGCTCCCGATGAGAACTTTACAATGCCAAAAAAACTGGAAGAAATATCGGGCCTAACCTATTATAAGGACGACCAGTTGCTCTGTGTACAGGACGAAGAAGCGGTTGTATACGTCTATGATACCAAAAAGAAGGATGTTGTCAAGGATTTTGGCTTTGGCGGCTATGGTGATTTTGAAGGCATTGAATACGTAAATGGAGAGATCTACGTCCTGGAAAGCAACGGGAATCTATTTCGGTTCAAACCCGAATCAACCCAGATTGGTCGTACTAAAACCGATTTACCTAAAAAGACGGAAGTTGAAGGGCTGGGGTATGATCCGAAAACAAAGCGGTTGCTGATTGCGGTTAAAAATGGTGGCCCTTCGAGCGATAAAACCGTTTATTCGTTCGATTTGCTAAATAAGGCCGTTTTTAAAGACATGAGCCTGAATGATGATCAACTCAATGGAGCCGGAATTGACCCAAAAACCTACAAGCCTTCAGGAATAGCCGTACATCCGATTACGGGTGAATGGTACATTCTGACATCGGCGGGTAAACGCCTGATCATTACCAATCGGCAGGCTAAAATTATTTACTCCGAACCCCTTGATCCTAAGCAGTTCCGACAGCCCGAAGGTATCTGCTTCGCGCCCAACGGCGATCTGTTTATTGCCAGTGAGGGCGACGGCAAGAAAGGTTATATCCTGAAGTTTAATTATAAGAAATGA
- a CDS encoding S66 peptidase family protein — MPTRRSLLKTAVIAPFLSVTDGQPTTIKPARIKAGDTVGLICPASPAYSRETVQITIESLQALGLQTKVSSHFYDRYGYLAGRDADRAADLNAMFADPSVKMIMAMHGGWGCARLLPLIDYELIRQNPKILVGYSDITALLLAIYTKTGLITMHGPVGAVTWNAFTVDWLRQVLMDGQVVTFQNPSKKDDNLTQIKDRIMTLRPGIAQGQLVGGNLTVLSHLLGSAYIPDWKGKILFVEDTHEDIYSVDRMLTHLKLAGVLSQLTGFVFGKCSSCEPGSGGYGSLTFEDVLTDHIIPLNIPAFSGSMIGHITDKFTVPLGINAEIDAAKGTIRLLEHAVI, encoded by the coding sequence ATGCCAACCCGTCGTTCACTGCTCAAAACCGCCGTAATCGCCCCGTTTCTTTCAGTAACGGATGGCCAACCAACCACGATCAAACCAGCGCGGATTAAAGCGGGCGATACCGTCGGGCTGATTTGCCCGGCATCACCCGCCTATAGTCGCGAGACGGTGCAAATCACGATTGAATCGTTGCAGGCATTGGGATTGCAGACCAAGGTTTCGTCTCATTTTTATGACCGATACGGTTATCTGGCTGGTCGGGATGCCGACCGGGCGGCCGACCTTAATGCCATGTTTGCCGATCCATCAGTGAAAATGATTATGGCCATGCATGGTGGTTGGGGATGTGCCCGACTGTTGCCACTGATCGATTATGAGTTAATCCGGCAGAATCCCAAAATTCTGGTTGGCTATAGTGACATTACGGCTCTCTTATTGGCTATTTACACGAAAACTGGACTTATTACCATGCATGGCCCCGTTGGTGCAGTTACGTGGAATGCGTTCACAGTTGATTGGTTGCGGCAGGTACTCATGGATGGGCAAGTAGTCACATTTCAGAATCCATCAAAAAAAGATGATAACCTGACCCAGATTAAAGACCGTATCATGACGCTTCGTCCTGGAATCGCTCAGGGTCAGCTCGTTGGTGGAAACCTGACGGTGTTATCACACCTGCTCGGGTCAGCGTACATCCCCGACTGGAAAGGTAAAATTCTGTTTGTGGAAGATACGCATGAAGATATTTACAGCGTAGACCGGATGCTTACACACTTAAAACTGGCCGGTGTTTTGTCGCAGCTTACGGGTTTTGTATTTGGTAAGTGTTCTTCCTGCGAGCCGGGTAGTGGCGGCTATGGTTCGCTGACGTTTGAAGATGTATTGACCGATCATATTATTCCGTTGAATATACCTGCTTTTTCCGGTTCGATGATTGGCCATATCACCGATAAGTTTACGGTGCCTCTCGGTATCAATGCAGAGATAGATGCGGCTAAAGGGACCATTCGATTATTGGAGCACGCAGTTATATAA
- a CDS encoding sensor histidine kinase — MVLILIFSTLPIYLLSAQPKLTDSLKHELVLANQDTSRVLVLSELCLQYRLSKPDSAFWYGQKALHLARQINYIKGEANALGSIGFVMREVGNLPNALRVEFKAIQIAEGSNDAYEIARSMNIVGNIYLDLKDFPNALRYYHLARQKHTAIHHEPGLAITQSNIGSTYEQMNKLDSAWYYERLAYQKMLRLNLVNNMPYALRILGNIQAKRGNPSLAMHYYRQSLAIAQKEYNLRNIAFANTAIARLYQKINQPDSCVYYAKKSLLESEKGSFVRGVLMASSILAEIYETRNTTEALRYYKLAAITRDKLYGAEKLQSLQSITFDEQERQRDLEAAQLAYQQQVRQYILLISLIILLLIALILWRINLQKQKANALLFQQKLKIGQQSDQLTLMMQELHHRVKNNFAIVTSLLKLQSVRLEDEKAIQAMLAGQQRVEAMSLIHQRLYQSNQVTTVNMDEYMTDLAKGLMGAYGYNLSNFDLYLNIEYKTLDVDIAMPLGLIANELLTNAFKHAYSNNQEPMLRISLFNGNGLTLEVQDNGPGLDMTTWKKRSNKSSFGKQLIVSLCDQLEAHLEVIQHNGTLFRINIPKLYMSSMRTVLSQQALPS; from the coding sequence TTGGTATTAATTCTTATTTTCTCTACTTTACCTATATACTTACTTAGTGCACAACCAAAACTAACTGATAGCTTAAAACATGAACTTGTTTTAGCCAACCAGGATACGAGCCGAGTACTGGTATTATCTGAACTGTGTTTACAATACCGACTGTCAAAGCCCGATTCAGCGTTTTGGTATGGCCAGAAAGCCCTTCATCTAGCCAGGCAGATCAATTATATAAAAGGCGAAGCTAATGCTTTAGGAAGTATTGGTTTTGTCATGCGCGAAGTTGGGAATCTGCCCAATGCACTACGAGTAGAATTCAAGGCAATTCAAATAGCTGAAGGTAGTAATGATGCCTATGAAATTGCCCGCAGCATGAACATCGTTGGGAACATTTACCTGGATCTGAAAGATTTTCCCAACGCACTCAGGTATTATCATCTCGCCCGTCAAAAACATACGGCTATTCATCACGAACCAGGACTGGCCATTACGCAATCGAATATTGGCAGTACCTACGAGCAGATGAATAAACTCGATTCAGCGTGGTACTATGAACGGCTGGCCTATCAGAAAATGCTTCGCCTTAATTTGGTCAATAACATGCCCTATGCTCTACGGATTCTGGGGAATATTCAGGCCAAACGAGGCAATCCGAGCCTGGCGATGCATTATTATCGGCAGAGTCTGGCAATAGCGCAGAAGGAATATAATCTTCGCAACATCGCATTCGCGAATACGGCCATTGCCCGACTATATCAGAAAATAAATCAGCCCGATTCCTGCGTTTATTACGCAAAAAAAAGTCTGCTTGAGAGCGAGAAAGGATCGTTTGTACGAGGAGTTTTAATGGCCAGCAGTATTCTGGCTGAGATCTACGAAACCAGGAATACGACCGAAGCACTTCGGTATTATAAACTGGCAGCGATAACAAGGGACAAGCTTTATGGCGCCGAAAAATTACAGTCTCTACAAAGCATAACGTTTGATGAACAGGAGCGGCAGCGCGACCTGGAAGCGGCCCAACTGGCTTACCAGCAACAGGTGAGGCAATATATTTTACTGATTAGCCTGATCATCTTGCTGCTGATTGCACTCATTCTCTGGCGCATCAATCTGCAAAAACAGAAAGCCAATGCATTGCTGTTTCAGCAAAAATTAAAAATCGGGCAGCAGTCTGATCAGTTAACGCTAATGATGCAGGAACTGCATCACCGGGTAAAAAACAACTTTGCTATTGTAACCAGTTTACTCAAACTACAGTCGGTTCGACTGGAAGACGAAAAAGCGATTCAGGCAATGCTCGCTGGTCAGCAACGGGTTGAAGCCATGTCGCTCATTCATCAGCGCCTTTACCAGAGCAATCAGGTTACCACGGTCAATATGGACGAATATATGACAGATCTGGCCAAAGGGCTTATGGGCGCTTACGGTTACAATCTGTCTAATTTCGATCTTTATCTCAACATCGAATACAAAACGTTAGATGTTGACATAGCCATGCCGCTTGGCCTGATTGCCAATGAGTTGCTAACGAATGCATTCAAGCATGCCTATTCGAACAACCAGGAACCCATGCTCCGCATTAGTCTGTTCAACGGCAATGGGCTTACCCTGGAAGTACAGGACAACGGCCCTGGCTTAGACATGACTACCTGGAAAAAGCGTAGTAACAAATCTTCCTTTGGCAAGCAGTTGATTGTTTCGCTCTGTGATCAGTTAGAGGCTCATCTGGAAGTGATCCAGCATAATGGTACGTTGTTCCGTATCAACATTCCCAAACTCTATATGAGCAGCATGCGTACCGTGCTTTCCCAGCAGGCTTTGCCTTCCTGA
- a CDS encoding DUF3244 domain-containing protein, which produces MKNVFILILGLLAGTVSFAQTQPGIAPETSVSITTDQKLKLIVGRDETTATITMRDENGHVIYTDKVGLQNGLYQKFDIAQLNEGTYELAIAIGRETVVKSFVIESQPAHKLVALRS; this is translated from the coding sequence ATGAAAAATGTATTCATCCTGATACTAGGTCTCCTGGCTGGAACTGTATCATTCGCCCAGACACAACCTGGCATTGCCCCCGAAACAAGCGTGAGCATTACGACTGATCAAAAGCTTAAACTTATTGTCGGTCGCGACGAGACAACAGCAACAATTACCATGCGTGACGAAAATGGGCATGTTATCTACACCGATAAGGTTGGGCTCCAGAATGGACTCTATCAGAAATTCGACATTGCTCAACTCAATGAAGGCACGTATGAACTGGCAATTGCTATTGGTAGGGAAACGGTCGTCAAATCATTCGTCATTGAATCTCAGCCTGCCCATAAATTAGTTGCCTTGCGCTCATAA
- a CDS encoding sensor histidine kinase, which yields MTYRLTNRQKWQLAISVFVIYWPIRLYINVSTFSWALILRNIPFWILETIMSVLFFYAWINVTEWLQKWLFNRFGEGFLIEFRIPTQLATLAIASALAVVFNFGFYMLWHSVDDTLQRGFGIIREQEARPQRTQPTQAVSEERRKRSDQRRRVNNGMTVMAMLSAFYLAANRRAYSRLEDVQVRAERLEKENIQAQFAALKSQVNPHFLFNSLSILSSLVHADADLSEKFIDQLSRAYRYILEQKDNERVLLKTELEFIQAYRFLLNIRFENKFDVVINVPESDQTRYSIAPLTLQLLVENAVKHNRMSSREPLHVHIQLEGDCLLIQNNLQPRPQSETSTGVGLQNIITRYALLTEQPVWVGENEGTFIVKIPLLT from the coding sequence ATGACCTACCGTCTGACGAATCGACAAAAATGGCAACTCGCAATTAGCGTATTTGTTATTTATTGGCCTATTCGACTGTATATCAATGTATCAACGTTTAGCTGGGCTCTCATTCTGCGTAATATTCCATTCTGGATATTGGAAACCATAATGAGCGTTCTATTCTTCTATGCGTGGATCAACGTAACGGAGTGGCTGCAAAAATGGCTTTTTAATCGTTTCGGAGAAGGTTTTCTGATTGAATTCAGAATACCGACTCAATTGGCAACACTGGCCATTGCCAGTGCACTGGCGGTTGTTTTTAACTTTGGTTTTTATATGCTCTGGCATAGTGTAGACGATACGTTACAGCGTGGCTTTGGGATCATTCGCGAACAGGAAGCTCGCCCTCAGCGCACTCAACCTACCCAGGCCGTTTCCGAAGAACGTCGGAAACGAAGCGATCAACGCCGGCGCGTCAACAACGGCATGACCGTAATGGCCATGTTATCAGCATTTTACCTGGCGGCAAACCGTAGGGCCTATAGTCGGCTGGAGGATGTGCAGGTCCGGGCCGAACGGCTGGAAAAAGAGAATATTCAGGCACAGTTCGCGGCACTTAAAAGTCAGGTCAACCCGCACTTTCTGTTCAATAGCCTAAGTATTTTATCGTCTTTGGTTCACGCCGATGCCGACTTGTCTGAAAAATTCATTGATCAATTGTCAAGAGCATATCGCTATATTCTGGAGCAAAAAGATAACGAACGAGTGCTTCTCAAAACCGAACTGGAGTTCATTCAGGCTTATCGATTTTTACTGAATATTCGCTTTGAAAACAAATTCGACGTTGTTATTAACGTTCCCGAATCCGATCAGACCCGTTATAGCATTGCACCATTGACCCTACAATTGCTGGTTGAAAATGCGGTGAAGCACAACCGTATGTCCTCCAGAGAGCCGCTACACGTGCATATTCAGCTTGAGGGCGATTGTCTGCTTATTCAAAATAACCTTCAACCCCGCCCACAGTCTGAAACCTCAACTGGTGTAGGTTTGCAGAATATCATTACCCGGTATGCGCTACTCACCGAGCAGCCTGTTTGGGTTGGCGAAAATGAAGGTACTTTCATTGTGAAGATTCCACTTTTAACCTAG
- a CDS encoding winged helix-turn-helix transcriptional regulator, which yields MANTRKNKDFNPNNCPVTHCLNRIGGKWKILIIYAISKKCNRFSMLQRAMPDISKQMLVNQLRELEEDKILERIIYAEIPPRVEYKITEYGQSLMPVIYVMQEWGLNDLKN from the coding sequence ATGGCAAATACGCGAAAAAACAAGGATTTTAATCCCAATAATTGCCCGGTTACACACTGCTTAAATAGAATTGGCGGCAAGTGGAAGATTTTGATAATCTATGCGATCAGTAAAAAATGCAACCGCTTTAGTATGCTACAGCGAGCCATGCCTGACATTAGCAAGCAAATGCTGGTCAATCAACTAAGAGAGCTGGAAGAGGATAAAATTCTTGAGCGAATTATTTATGCGGAAATCCCACCACGGGTAGAATATAAGATCACCGAATACGGCCAGTCGCTGATGCCTGTTATTTACGTGATGCAGGAATGGGGTTTGAACGATTTGAAAAATTAG
- a CDS encoding nitrilase-related carbon-nitrogen hydrolase — MSYKALALQLTCQSINAYQTRDEAEAVMLQTIERLEKQLAASINFIGRDTLLVVVPEYFLTGFPITETTHQWREKAALEIDGRIYEAISAMVQRQQIYFSGNAYEQDPFFPELYFQTSFIIGPNGDVLLRYRRLNSMLSPTPHDVWELYLDAYGYDSLFPVVKTNIGNLACLASEDILYPEVARCLAIRGAEVLLHSTSEIGSPLLTQRKVAKMARAIENMAYVVSANSAGIADSPLPMGTTDAGSKIVDPKGIVLAEAGYGESMVANADIDLAALREFRQRPAAGNLLARQRFELFAESYAKYNIYPPDTLLSQPAERQHFIRTQQEVIKKLYS, encoded by the coding sequence ATGTCTTACAAAGCCCTCGCCCTTCAACTAACTTGCCAGAGTATAAATGCCTACCAGACCCGCGACGAAGCCGAAGCGGTCATGCTTCAGACCATTGAACGTCTTGAAAAACAACTAGCCGCTTCCATTAATTTCATTGGCCGCGACACACTGCTGGTTGTTGTCCCCGAATATTTTCTGACGGGTTTCCCGATAACCGAAACCACTCATCAGTGGCGCGAAAAAGCGGCACTGGAGATTGATGGACGTATTTACGAAGCCATCAGTGCGATGGTTCAGCGTCAGCAGATTTACTTTTCGGGAAACGCTTACGAACAAGACCCTTTTTTCCCGGAGCTTTATTTTCAAACCAGCTTTATTATCGGTCCCAACGGCGATGTATTGCTACGATATCGTCGACTGAATTCGATGTTATCGCCCACTCCCCATGATGTTTGGGAACTGTATCTGGATGCCTACGGCTACGATTCGCTGTTTCCTGTAGTTAAAACCAATATTGGAAATCTGGCCTGCCTTGCCTCAGAAGATATTTTATATCCAGAAGTCGCCCGCTGTTTAGCCATCAGAGGGGCCGAAGTTCTATTGCATTCCACGTCTGAAATTGGTAGTCCATTGCTTACGCAACGAAAAGTGGCCAAGATGGCGCGGGCTATTGAAAATATGGCCTATGTTGTATCAGCTAATTCGGCTGGTATAGCCGACAGTCCGCTTCCTATGGGTACGACGGACGCTGGCTCTAAAATTGTGGACCCCAAAGGAATTGTATTGGCCGAAGCGGGCTATGGCGAGAGCATGGTCGCCAACGCCGACATTGACCTGGCGGCCTTACGGGAGTTTCGTCAACGTCCGGCAGCGGGTAATTTACTTGCCCGTCAACGATTTGAACTTTTCGCTGAAAGCTATGCAAAGTATAACATCTATCCGCCCGACACCCTCTTAAGTCAGCCTGCCGAACGACAACACTTTATCCGAACCCAGCAGGAGGTTATAAAAAAACTATACAGCTAA
- a CDS encoding AI-2E family transporter, producing MGSDLSRPHYHQFSHSLLSLAILTAGIYLGQDILVPLAMAGLLAVLLRPVEDRLIRLGMHKVIAISLALLLAIIVMSGVTVVLSMQIADFTDDIPKFRQNINDVYHDVQRWIRREYNVSYRQQNNYMQKAQAQTLNSLQSPDALGVIAGPLGTLTLVPIYVFLLLYYRTMLLHFVVVLFPEKHTLRVREVLGEIKGVIQSYMVGLLIETVVVAVLNSVGLLLLGVQYAVLLGIMAAILNLVPYIGGLVATALTVLITFSNQPELTILLGVVGVFLFVQFIDNNVLVPLIVASKVRVNALVSIVGVLIGGAVAGVSGMFLSIPAIAIMKVIFDRVESLRPWGVLLGDQTPEESGSNLFRLPKRRRKVAIDQTSS from the coding sequence ATGGGCTCTGACCTCTCGCGTCCTCATTACCACCAGTTCTCTCACTCATTACTGTCGCTTGCCATCCTGACGGCGGGTATTTATCTAGGGCAGGATATTCTGGTGCCGCTTGCTATGGCAGGGCTTCTGGCCGTTTTGTTACGTCCTGTCGAAGATCGACTTATCCGGTTGGGAATGCATAAAGTCATTGCCATAAGTTTGGCCCTCTTGCTGGCAATTATTGTTATGTCTGGAGTGACCGTGGTATTGTCCATGCAGATTGCCGATTTTACTGACGACATTCCTAAGTTTCGTCAGAACATCAATGATGTTTATCACGATGTTCAGCGGTGGATTCGACGCGAATACAATGTCAGTTATCGGCAACAGAATAACTACATGCAAAAAGCACAGGCACAAACTCTGAATAGTTTGCAAAGCCCTGATGCACTGGGCGTTATTGCCGGGCCGCTTGGTACATTAACACTGGTTCCAATCTACGTTTTTCTGTTGCTTTATTACCGAACAATGCTACTGCATTTTGTGGTTGTTCTCTTTCCCGAAAAACACACCCTACGTGTGCGGGAAGTGCTGGGTGAAATAAAAGGAGTTATCCAAAGCTATATGGTTGGATTGCTGATCGAAACGGTCGTCGTTGCCGTGCTCAATTCGGTCGGATTACTGCTGTTGGGCGTTCAATACGCTGTCTTGCTGGGAATTATGGCCGCCATTCTGAACCTGGTTCCTTATATCGGCGGGCTGGTGGCAACGGCCCTAACGGTATTGATAACGTTTAGTAACCAGCCCGAATTAACGATTCTGTTGGGTGTGGTTGGGGTGTTTCTCTTTGTACAGTTTATTGATAACAACGTACTTGTGCCGTTGATTGTGGCCTCTAAAGTGCGGGTTAATGCGCTCGTGTCTATCGTTGGCGTACTGATCGGTGGCGCAGTGGCGGGTGTTTCAGGAATGTTTCTGTCTATACCGGCAATCGCGATCATGAAAGTTATTTTCGATCGGGTTGAAAGCTTGCGGCCCTGGGGAGTTCTTTTAGGCGATCAGACGCCTGAAGAATCGGGTAGTAACCTGTTCCGGCTACCTAAACGCAGGCGAAAAGTGGCCATTGACCAAACGAGTTCTTAG
- the bshB1 gene encoding bacillithiol biosynthesis deacetylase BshB1 produces the protein MKVDVLAIAAHPDDIEMTCGGTILSLVAQGKTVAGVDLTRGELGTRGTPEIRLKESEEGARIMNLVARENMGFRDAFFRNDEEHQMALIPVIRHYQPDIILTNTIDDRHPDHGRAAQLVVDACFYAGLRQIKTVGKDGQPQQAHRPSFIYHFIQDRSLKPDFVVDVSPYWEGKLAAIRAYKSQFFDPTSSEPQSYISGEAFMKFLEARTREHGHMIGVEFGEGFISKRMLGVNDLFQLI, from the coding sequence ATGAAAGTAGATGTATTGGCCATTGCGGCTCATCCTGACGATATCGAAATGACTTGCGGGGGTACTATCCTATCGCTGGTGGCACAAGGGAAAACGGTTGCAGGTGTTGATCTGACCCGTGGCGAACTTGGCACCAGAGGAACGCCCGAAATTCGGTTGAAGGAATCGGAGGAGGGAGCTCGAATTATGAATTTAGTCGCCCGCGAGAATATGGGTTTCCGCGATGCCTTTTTTCGGAACGATGAAGAGCATCAGATGGCCCTGATTCCCGTCATTCGTCATTATCAACCCGATATTATCCTCACAAACACCATCGACGATCGCCATCCTGATCATGGCAGGGCAGCCCAACTGGTGGTCGACGCCTGTTTTTATGCTGGTTTACGGCAAATTAAAACTGTAGGAAAAGATGGACAGCCACAACAGGCACACCGGCCTTCATTTATCTATCACTTTATTCAGGATCGTTCGCTCAAGCCTGATTTTGTGGTCGATGTAAGCCCTTACTGGGAAGGTAAACTGGCGGCCATTCGGGCTTATAAAAGTCAATTTTTTGACCCAACCAGTAGCGAGCCTCAGAGTTACATTTCGGGTGAAGCGTTCATGAAATTTCTCGAAGCCCGCACGCGTGAACATGGGCACATGATTGGCGTCGAATTCGGCGAGGGCTTCATCAGTAAGCGGATGCTGGGCGTGAACGATTTATTTCAGTTAATCTAG
- a CDS encoding LytR/AlgR family response regulator transcription factor has product MNVVIIEDENLTAKRLESLLHKYDPTINVLTRLPSVAETVVWLEQTDRPAIDLVFMDIHLEDDLGFRIFEQADLTTPVIFTTAYDEYMIQAFKVNSIDYLLKPINYDELVAAIEKFKALKKQFGQASPPAPDMDTLLNLIGKSKHTDYKDRFMITVGNKIRSISTSDIAYFYLEEKIVFLVTKDGLNLPVDYSLDKLTQVLNPRQFFRISRQFLVSLPAIQTIHTFSAGKLKLDLTPKSKHEVFVSGDRMTEFKEWLGK; this is encoded by the coding sequence ATGAACGTTGTTATCATTGAAGACGAAAACCTAACGGCTAAACGGCTGGAGAGTCTTCTTCACAAATACGATCCGACGATCAATGTATTGACCCGACTACCATCGGTGGCCGAAACTGTAGTATGGCTGGAGCAAACTGACCGACCCGCCATTGACCTGGTGTTTATGGACATTCACCTGGAAGATGATCTTGGTTTTCGGATTTTTGAGCAGGCGGATCTGACGACACCCGTCATTTTCACGACCGCCTACGACGAATACATGATTCAGGCTTTTAAGGTAAATAGTATCGATTATCTGCTTAAGCCAATAAATTACGACGAATTGGTAGCCGCTATCGAGAAATTCAAGGCGCTGAAAAAACAGTTTGGTCAGGCCAGCCCCCCCGCTCCGGACATGGATACGCTGCTCAATCTAATTGGAAAATCGAAGCATACCGATTATAAGGATCGGTTTATGATTACGGTTGGGAATAAAATCCGGAGTATCAGCACATCCGACATTGCTTATTTCTATCTCGAAGAAAAAATCGTCTTTCTGGTCACCAAAGACGGCCTGAACCTTCCAGTTGATTATAGCCTGGACAAGCTCACCCAGGTGCTCAATCCGCGCCAGTTTTTCCGCATCAGCCGACAGTTTCTGGTATCACTGCCTGCAATTCAAACGATTCATACATTTTCGGCTGGCAAACTAAAGCTTGACCTTACTCCGAAATCAAAACACGAAGTATTTGTCAGTGGTGATCGAATGACGGAATTTAAAGAGTGGCTGGGGAAGTAG
- a CDS encoding GntR family transcriptional regulator — protein MQLTINERSSIPKYRQIVDAVLQGIETGALHRDEQLPSINELSEEFYLARDTVEKAYKFLKKEGVIQAVRGKGYFIRREGPDQLRVLLIMNKLSAYKKIIYYALLDELGAGAVVDLRLHHHDATQFAQLIRESQGEYNYYVVMPHFYEQAAPTSTQTANVQTLLAEIPSDKLVLLDKDLPDLKGNHIAVFQQFDRDLYQALESGADLLEKYQKLLLIFPKDVRYPPEIVRGFRNYAVHHRKDFTILDTTVNHIIEPETAYIVLEDSDLAELVRQAKRQNLLLGRDVGILSFNETPLKEVLADGITVVSTDHEQMGRTAAQLMLEHRPEKVKNPFKLIRRGSL, from the coding sequence ATGCAATTGACCATTAATGAACGTTCCAGCATCCCCAAATATCGGCAGATTGTTGATGCTGTCCTGCAGGGGATCGAAACGGGGGCTTTACATCGCGATGAACAACTTCCGTCCATTAACGAACTGAGCGAAGAGTTTTATCTGGCGCGGGATACCGTCGAAAAAGCATATAAGTTTCTAAAAAAAGAGGGTGTCATCCAGGCTGTTCGGGGGAAAGGGTATTTTATCCGGCGTGAAGGGCCCGATCAGTTACGGGTCCTGTTGATCATGAATAAGCTCAGCGCCTATAAGAAAATAATTTATTACGCTCTGCTCGACGAATTGGGTGCCGGTGCTGTGGTTGATTTACGATTACACCATCACGATGCAACCCAGTTTGCCCAGTTGATCCGGGAAAGCCAGGGGGAATACAATTATTATGTTGTAATGCCTCATTTCTACGAACAGGCTGCTCCAACATCCACCCAGACAGCCAATGTACAGACGTTACTGGCAGAGATTCCATCCGATAAGCTGGTGTTATTAGACAAGGATTTGCCCGATCTGAAAGGCAATCATATCGCGGTCTTTCAACAGTTTGACCGGGATTTATACCAAGCGCTGGAATCGGGTGCCGACCTTCTTGAAAAATACCAGAAGCTCTTATTGATTTTCCCAAAAGATGTGCGCTACCCACCCGAGATTGTCCGGGGGTTCAGAAATTATGCCGTACATCATCGTAAGGATTTTACGATTCTAGACACTACGGTCAATCACATCATTGAGCCTGAAACTGCGTATATCGTACTGGAAGACAGCGACCTTGCTGAGCTAGTCCGGCAGGCAAAACGACAGAATCTCCTGCTTGGCCGCGATGTTGGCATTCTGTCATTTAACGAAACGCCCCTCAAAGAAGTCCTGGCCGATGGTATTACTGTCGTCTCAACTGATCACGAGCAGATGGGCCGTACTGCCGCCCAACTTATGCTCGAACATCGTCCAGAAAAGGTGAAAAATCCCTTTAAACTTATTCGTAGAGGCTCACTTTAA